One genomic window of Punica granatum isolate Tunisia-2019 chromosome 1, ASM765513v2, whole genome shotgun sequence includes the following:
- the LOC116215898 gene encoding adenine phosphoribosyltransferase 3-like isoform X1, which yields MVLIFMLSFLMEIRKRKKKKSLLLSGNPKLGKWELLSSAPSALSSFSFGIQPKVESFFGAKASCKNNILSLGAFKDTVDMFVERYKDKNISVVAARAGEDRNPTLEFPITESLAGIEARGFIFGPPIALATGAKFVPLRKPKKLPGEVISEEYILEYGRDCLQMHVGAVKAGERALVVDDLIATGGTLCAAMNLLERVGAHVVECACVIELPDLKGRERLNGKPLYVLVESH from the exons atggttttaattttcatgTTATCGTTCTTAATGGAgataaggaaaagaaaaaagaaaaagagccTTTTGTTGTCGGGTAACCCGAAACTGGGAAAATGGGAGTTGCTTTCTAGTGCACCTTCTGctctttcttcattttcctttgGAATTCAACCAAAAGTTGAGAGCTTCTTCGGAGCGAAAGCGTCATGCAAGAATAACATCTTGAGTTTGGGT GCCTTCAAAGACACGGTAGATATGTTCGTGGAGAGGTACAAGGACAAGAACATCTCGGTTGTTGCAG CACGTGCAGGCGAGGATCGAAACCCAACCTTGGAGTTTCCAATAACAGAATCTCTGGCAG GGATAGAGGCTCGAGGCTTCATATTCGGTCCTCCCATTGCTCTTGCAACTGGGGCAAAGTTTGTCCCtttgagaaagccaaagaaACTACCTG GTGAAGTTATCTCGGAAGAGTACATTCTCGAGTACGGACGGGATTGTCTTCAGATGCATGTTGGAGCTGTTAAAGCTGGAGAAAGGGCTTTGGTGGTGGATGATTTGATTGCCACTGGTGGCACTTTGTGCGCTGCTATGAATTTACTTG AGCGTGTCGGAGCTCACGTAGTTGAGTGTGCTTGTGTTATCGAACTACCGGACCTGAAG GGTCGTGAGAGATTGAACGGGAAGCCGCTTTACGTGCTTGTGGAATCCCACTGA
- the LOC116215898 gene encoding adenine phosphoribosyltransferase 3-like isoform X4 — protein MSAYKDEDPRVTRIKRSIRVVPDFPKPGIMFQDITTLLLDPQAFKDTVDMFVERYKDKNISVVAGIEARGFIFGPPIALATGAKFVPLRKPKKLPGEVISEEYILEYGRDCLQMHVGAVKAGERALVVDDLIATGGTLCAAMNLLERVGAHVVECACVIELPDLKGRERLNGKPLYVLVESH, from the exons ATGTCGGCGTACAAGGACGAGGATCCTCGTGTCACCCGCATCAAAAGGAGCATCCGGGTCGTCCCCGATTTCCCAAAACCAg GTATAATGTTTCAAGACATCACAACGCTGTTGCTGGATCCACAGGCCTTCAAAGACACGGTAGATATGTTCGTGGAGAGGTACAAGGACAAGAACATCTCGGTTGTTGCAG GGATAGAGGCTCGAGGCTTCATATTCGGTCCTCCCATTGCTCTTGCAACTGGGGCAAAGTTTGTCCCtttgagaaagccaaagaaACTACCTG GTGAAGTTATCTCGGAAGAGTACATTCTCGAGTACGGACGGGATTGTCTTCAGATGCATGTTGGAGCTGTTAAAGCTGGAGAAAGGGCTTTGGTGGTGGATGATTTGATTGCCACTGGTGGCACTTTGTGCGCTGCTATGAATTTACTTG AGCGTGTCGGAGCTCACGTAGTTGAGTGTGCTTGTGTTATCGAACTACCGGACCTGAAG GGTCGTGAGAGATTGAACGGGAAGCCGCTTTACGTGCTTGTGGAATCCCACTGA
- the LOC116215898 gene encoding adenine phosphoribosyltransferase 4-like isoform X3, which produces MSAYKDEDPRVTRIKRSIRVVPDFPKPGIMFQDITTLLLDPQAFKDTVDMFVERYKDKNISVVAARAGEDRNPTLEFPITESLAGIEARGFIFGPPIALATGAKFVPLRKPKKLPGEVISEEYILEYGRDCLQMHVGAVKAGERALVVDDLIATGGTLCAAMNLLERVGAHVVECACVIELPDLKGRERLNGKPLYVLVESH; this is translated from the exons ATGTCGGCGTACAAGGACGAGGATCCTCGTGTCACCCGCATCAAAAGGAGCATCCGGGTCGTCCCCGATTTCCCAAAACCAg GTATAATGTTTCAAGACATCACAACGCTGTTGCTGGATCCACAGGCCTTCAAAGACACGGTAGATATGTTCGTGGAGAGGTACAAGGACAAGAACATCTCGGTTGTTGCAG CACGTGCAGGCGAGGATCGAAACCCAACCTTGGAGTTTCCAATAACAGAATCTCTGGCAG GGATAGAGGCTCGAGGCTTCATATTCGGTCCTCCCATTGCTCTTGCAACTGGGGCAAAGTTTGTCCCtttgagaaagccaaagaaACTACCTG GTGAAGTTATCTCGGAAGAGTACATTCTCGAGTACGGACGGGATTGTCTTCAGATGCATGTTGGAGCTGTTAAAGCTGGAGAAAGGGCTTTGGTGGTGGATGATTTGATTGCCACTGGTGGCACTTTGTGCGCTGCTATGAATTTACTTG AGCGTGTCGGAGCTCACGTAGTTGAGTGTGCTTGTGTTATCGAACTACCGGACCTGAAG GGTCGTGAGAGATTGAACGGGAAGCCGCTTTACGTGCTTGTGGAATCCCACTGA
- the LOC116215898 gene encoding adenine phosphoribosyltransferase 3-like isoform X2, whose amino-acid sequence MVLIFMLSFLMEIRKRKKKKSLLLSGNPKLGKWELLSSAPSALSSFSFGIQPKVESFFGAKASCKNNILSLGAFKDTVDMFVERYKDKNISVVAGIEARGFIFGPPIALATGAKFVPLRKPKKLPGEVISEEYILEYGRDCLQMHVGAVKAGERALVVDDLIATGGTLCAAMNLLERVGAHVVECACVIELPDLKGRERLNGKPLYVLVESH is encoded by the exons atggttttaattttcatgTTATCGTTCTTAATGGAgataaggaaaagaaaaaagaaaaagagccTTTTGTTGTCGGGTAACCCGAAACTGGGAAAATGGGAGTTGCTTTCTAGTGCACCTTCTGctctttcttcattttcctttgGAATTCAACCAAAAGTTGAGAGCTTCTTCGGAGCGAAAGCGTCATGCAAGAATAACATCTTGAGTTTGGGT GCCTTCAAAGACACGGTAGATATGTTCGTGGAGAGGTACAAGGACAAGAACATCTCGGTTGTTGCAG GGATAGAGGCTCGAGGCTTCATATTCGGTCCTCCCATTGCTCTTGCAACTGGGGCAAAGTTTGTCCCtttgagaaagccaaagaaACTACCTG GTGAAGTTATCTCGGAAGAGTACATTCTCGAGTACGGACGGGATTGTCTTCAGATGCATGTTGGAGCTGTTAAAGCTGGAGAAAGGGCTTTGGTGGTGGATGATTTGATTGCCACTGGTGGCACTTTGTGCGCTGCTATGAATTTACTTG AGCGTGTCGGAGCTCACGTAGTTGAGTGTGCTTGTGTTATCGAACTACCGGACCTGAAG GGTCGTGAGAGATTGAACGGGAAGCCGCTTTACGTGCTTGTGGAATCCCACTGA
- the LOC116206803 gene encoding transcription factor bHLH104-like, with amino-acid sequence MNLRAVTLGPSTATLELSILEPSTSRFLDLSVILETGRSCKTEKPAILDDAIRVLTQLKSESLKLKETNEKLLEEIKCLKVEKNELREEKLTLKTDKERMEHQLKTMSIPPAGFMPTHPTAYHHPLVNKMVVYPSYGLIPMWQYMPPSARDTSSDHELRPPAA; translated from the exons ATGAACCTGCGAGCCGTGACCCTCGGGCCCTCGACCGCGACCCTCGAGCTCTCGATCCTCGAGCCGTCGACCTCGAG gTTTCTAGACTTGAGTGTTATTTTAGAAACTGGAAGATCTTGCAAAACCGAAAAACCTGCCATACTTGATGATGCTATTAGAGTGTTGACCCAACTCAAATCTGAGTCTCTAAAGCTCAAGGAAACAAATGAGAAGCTGCTCGAAGAAATAAAATGTCTGAAG GTGGAAAAGAATGAGCTTCGAGAAGAGAAACTGACGCTAAAGACTGACAAAGAAAGAATGGAACATCAGTTGAAGACCATGAGCATCCCACCTGCTGGGTTCATGCCTACTCATCCGACAGCTTATCATCATCCACTAGTAAACAAGATGGTTGTATATCCAAGCTATGGCTTAATCCCGATGTGGCAGTACATGCCTCCATCTGCCCGTGATACATCTTCTGACCATGAGTTGAGGCCACCTGCTGCTTAG
- the LOC116206813 gene encoding protein INAPERTURATE POLLEN1 codes for MPRSVALFRFRKTTRHFKSYHGDWFNELRNKLLPRLSRSLSCSATSLDELFAHVAALLCHFQTYYTALDRAATPDQVPFLLNPPWRGPLEKAFLFLGDLHPYLFTNLLRSFLDNADGYGDSFKDYELDVEKQWQMETVWKNPSESLKPRIEEIERGLRLMVPALLGRLKAAQMRFVDCVAAKWPENDGNERAAVVRVAAVAEMEELARVFKDVNRLRRSTISEIVAAMTTYEAALFLQALAQFVVGLRNLDLAHKSGQ; via the exons ATGCCCAGATCAGTAg CTCTGTTCCGGTTCCGGAAAACAACCCGCCATTTCAAGAGTTACCACGGGGACTGGTTCAATGAGCTGAGGAACAAGCTCCTGCCCCGGCTCAGCCGCTCCCTCTCCTGCTCGGCCACTTCCCTAGACGAGCTCTTCGCCCACGTGGCCGCCCTCCTCTGCCACTTCCAGACCTACTACACCGCCCTTGACCGGGCAGCCACCCCAGATCAGGTCCCCTTCCTTCTGAACCCACCATGGCGGGGCCCCCTTGAGAAGGCATTCCTCTTCCTCGGCGACCTTCACCCCTACCTCTTCACCAACCTCCTCCGCTCCTTCTTGGATAATGCTGATGGGTACGGCGATAGCTTCAAAGACTATGAACTAG ACGTGGAAAAGCAGTGGCAAATGGAAACAGTTTGGAAGAACCCGAGCGAGTCCCTGAAGCCCAGAATCGAGGAGATTGAGCGGGGACTGAGACTGATGGTCCCCGCCTTGCTTGGCCGCTTGAAGGCCGCCCAGATGCGCTTCGTGGACTGTGTTGCTGCCAAGTGGCCGGAGAATGACGGCAATGAACGGGCTGCGGTAGTCAGAGTGGCGGCCGTAGCAGAGATGGAGGAGCTAGCGAGGGTCTTCAAGGACGTGAATCGACTGCGGCGCAGCACGATCTCGGAGATTGTCGCGGCCATGACCACGTATGAGGCGGCCTTGTTCCTCCAGGCCCTGGCCCAGTTTGTTGTTGGGCTCAGAAATCTAGATCTCGCCCATAAGTCTGGACAGTAG